One window from the genome of Hyalangium ruber encodes:
- a CDS encoding helicase HerA-like domain-containing protein gives MTTQIDPRLAAFLSDTEVFHSVQHQPDVRKQDPFDVETVHQEARAAFERLLLRATTPPGPDSGRILLLLGDSGCGKTHLLRAFRSEAHERSLGFVGYMQMTTASSNYGRYILSNLITSLDQPYLEPGEAHSGLEKISDALLAKCGKVADVTSLLAHPEADAEEIPNLVEVAADELKSQSVFEKVDLDLMRALLFLQRDDPRLKGRVLKYLRCENLSDSDRKWLGGLVPRIHDHEPLEMVEHLGRLIAALGHSLVLFVDQMEGLNDFENTQQVPHIRRVMTTLCALADRVPSSIIVVSCLHNFWSGLSNQLTQSLRDRIEKDPPFVKLEALRTADEARRIAERRLEHLYELKDAPFDHAEPTFPFPHEGFEALAGMRARDVLETCRVWRERAIRDGTVPDRFPLDSGKVESAPPPPEPKALALDQAWNDFRSAHAEAPPEEDAELATLLVWALRAASEELTTGHRFDAQAEGEVIHVGMSPGQERLRVAFCNKGSGRGALLRQLEQARKAARGQTPVVVRTSSFPNSPTSSAAMELGKLIAKGGRSAVLEDSDSRVILALREFRKKHESHPEFAAWLRSVQPLTQLKPVRDILDLDHLGSTASAPQAPVRTPPPEAAASKPVPPKPVVPLAPPPPAPVAAAPRVASEQAPSAPPKPRVPIRAGVMDSLLKEEVILQPNELTRHAAFLGGSGSGKTTVALNLVEQLLLQGIPVILVDRKGDLAGYAAEAFWTRDVDGKERAERQARLRKCLDVALFTPGHPQGRPLAIPIVPDGLAQLPAFDRQQATRHAADALAGMLDYRQSPRDKSCRTLLSQAIDQFVQLSPEGVTLKRLSDFIADKDPRLVSAAGRLDTKLFDKLAEDLDRLRIDTESLLSSGSEKLDMDVLLGRGAHAKPGRTRLSIISTRFLGDTNNVLFWVSQLLIEVTRWLNRNPSTELQAVLLFDEADMYLPAMRQPATKQPMESLLKRARSAGLGLMLATQSPGDFDYKCRDTIRSWFIGRVKEKTSLEKMRPMLSEARVDFTSKIPHQATGEFHVVREGKVDRLKADLSVLATEQLSDDELLRLALRTLSKEPM, from the coding sequence TTGACGACCCAGATCGATCCCCGCCTCGCCGCCTTCCTCTCGGATACGGAGGTCTTCCACTCCGTTCAGCACCAGCCCGACGTTCGGAAGCAGGATCCCTTCGATGTGGAGACGGTGCATCAGGAGGCCCGTGCGGCCTTCGAGCGCCTGTTGCTGCGTGCGACGACCCCGCCAGGCCCGGACTCGGGACGGATCCTGCTGCTGCTCGGAGACTCCGGCTGCGGCAAGACGCATCTGCTGCGGGCCTTCCGCTCCGAGGCCCACGAGCGCTCGCTTGGCTTCGTGGGCTACATGCAGATGACGACGGCTTCGTCCAACTACGGCCGTTACATCCTCAGCAACCTCATCACCTCGCTGGACCAGCCCTACCTCGAGCCCGGCGAGGCCCACTCCGGGCTGGAGAAGATCTCCGACGCGCTGCTGGCCAAGTGCGGCAAGGTGGCCGACGTAACCTCCCTGCTGGCGCATCCGGAGGCGGATGCCGAGGAGATCCCCAACCTCGTGGAGGTCGCCGCCGACGAACTCAAGAGTCAGTCCGTTTTCGAGAAGGTCGACCTGGACTTGATGCGCGCGCTGCTCTTCCTCCAGCGCGATGACCCGCGCCTCAAGGGACGCGTGCTCAAGTACCTGCGGTGCGAGAACCTCTCGGACAGTGACCGCAAGTGGCTCGGTGGGTTGGTGCCTCGCATCCATGACCACGAGCCCCTGGAGATGGTGGAGCACCTGGGGCGGCTCATCGCGGCGCTGGGCCACTCGCTCGTGCTGTTCGTGGACCAGATGGAGGGCCTGAACGACTTCGAGAACACCCAGCAGGTGCCGCACATCCGCCGGGTGATGACCACGCTCTGCGCCCTGGCCGACCGCGTGCCCTCGTCGATCATCGTCGTCAGCTGCCTGCACAACTTCTGGAGCGGGTTGAGCAATCAGCTCACGCAGTCGCTGCGTGACCGCATCGAGAAGGATCCGCCCTTCGTCAAGCTGGAGGCCTTGCGCACGGCCGACGAAGCCCGGCGTATCGCCGAGCGCCGGCTGGAACACCTCTATGAGCTGAAAGACGCGCCCTTTGATCATGCGGAGCCCACCTTCCCCTTCCCCCACGAAGGGTTCGAGGCGCTGGCCGGCATGCGCGCCCGGGACGTGCTCGAGACGTGCCGAGTCTGGCGCGAGCGCGCCATCCGCGACGGTACGGTGCCCGATCGCTTCCCGCTGGACAGCGGCAAGGTGGAGAGCGCGCCGCCTCCCCCCGAGCCGAAGGCCCTGGCGCTGGACCAGGCGTGGAACGACTTCCGGTCCGCACATGCCGAGGCGCCGCCCGAGGAGGATGCAGAGCTGGCCACGCTGCTCGTCTGGGCTCTTCGCGCTGCCTCGGAGGAGCTGACGACGGGCCACCGCTTCGACGCCCAGGCCGAGGGCGAGGTCATCCACGTGGGGATGTCCCCGGGCCAGGAGCGGCTGCGGGTGGCTTTCTGCAACAAGGGCTCGGGACGCGGAGCGCTCTTGCGGCAACTTGAACAGGCGCGCAAGGCCGCCCGGGGGCAGACACCCGTCGTGGTGCGCACCAGCTCGTTCCCCAACAGCCCGACTTCCAGCGCGGCAATGGAGCTGGGGAAGCTCATCGCCAAGGGGGGACGCAGCGCGGTGCTGGAGGACAGCGACAGCCGCGTCATCCTGGCGCTGCGCGAGTTCCGCAAGAAGCACGAGTCCCATCCCGAGTTTGCCGCCTGGCTCCGGTCGGTCCAGCCCCTTACCCAGCTCAAGCCGGTGCGCGACATCCTGGACCTGGATCACCTGGGCTCCACGGCCTCGGCGCCCCAGGCACCCGTGCGCACGCCTCCGCCGGAGGCTGCGGCGAGCAAGCCCGTTCCACCCAAGCCCGTGGTGCCTCTCGCGCCCCCGCCCCCTGCTCCCGTGGCCGCGGCGCCACGTGTGGCCAGCGAGCAGGCTCCCTCGGCGCCTCCCAAGCCTCGGGTGCCCATCCGCGCCGGAGTCATGGACAGCCTCCTGAAGGAGGAGGTCATCCTGCAGCCCAATGAGCTCACCCGGCACGCGGCGTTCCTGGGGGGCTCCGGCAGTGGCAAGACGACGGTGGCGTTGAACCTCGTGGAGCAGCTCCTGCTCCAGGGCATCCCGGTCATTCTCGTCGACCGCAAGGGTGACCTCGCCGGCTACGCGGCGGAAGCGTTCTGGACGCGCGACGTCGACGGAAAAGAGCGCGCTGAGCGTCAGGCCCGGCTGAGGAAGTGCCTGGATGTGGCCCTCTTCACGCCAGGCCACCCGCAGGGGCGCCCGCTCGCAATTCCCATCGTGCCGGACGGGCTCGCCCAGCTCCCAGCCTTCGATCGGCAGCAGGCGACACGCCACGCGGCGGACGCGCTGGCGGGCATGCTGGACTACCGACAGAGCCCACGCGACAAGTCCTGCCGCACGCTGCTGAGCCAGGCCATCGACCAGTTCGTCCAGCTCTCCCCGGAGGGCGTCACCTTGAAGCGGCTCAGCGACTTCATCGCTGACAAGGATCCTCGGCTCGTCAGTGCCGCGGGCCGGTTGGACACGAAGCTGTTCGACAAGCTGGCGGAAGACCTGGACCGGCTCCGCATCGATACCGAGTCGTTGCTGAGCAGTGGATCCGAGAAGCTCGACATGGATGTGCTGCTGGGCCGGGGCGCCCACGCGAAGCCAGGCCGGACGCGCCTGAGCATCATCAGCACCCGCTTCCTCGGAGACACGAACAACGTCCTCTTCTGGGTCTCCCAGCTGCTCATCGAGGTGACACGCTGGCTCAACCGCAACCCCTCCACCGAGCTGCAAGCGGTCCTCCTCTTCGATGAGGCGGACATGTACCTGCCGGCAATGCGGCAGCCCGCCACCAAGCAGCCGATGGAGAGTCTGCTCAAGCGGGCGCGCTCGGCGGGCCTCGGCCTGATGCTCGCCACCCAGAGCCCAGGGGACTTCGACTACAAGTGCCGCGACACCATCCGCTCCTGGTTCATCGGCCGGGTGAAGGAGAAGACCTCC
- a CDS encoding endonuclease domain-containing protein, whose product MSLVALEPRSDAFVQQALERHQRRREEQGIPTLTVLVGRSGHAMTLLRRWLEPRRRLLCTVVAEVEVEVVRAWVETLVRERNVRADAADFLGACVGLAPGELRTRLEGRTTYERDVVLQEFLPLAPDGDATAVCKVLLQLSTGHAGGLLFSAVLAACNGEPARVLAALHTLVPAGTAPALLLTGVEPTWFARAARTAARLCDAVPLLPLALNTERPAVDSFLGSSETQAHAMVREGLIGLEAPSPVELRRRLEAHGVRHADTLSDSLSGLAEDGVSEELLAQFAKAARGREAAASNPAEADGARSEAERFLRMMLDEFPDTHGLFELNKRAKFRIHNRPVEVDFLSDLLRVAIEIDGYYHFRGPEAYRRDRRKDLELQLHGYLVLRFLADDVVARWREIRDTLRQVVSRRRDLARVPPPLGEDADGGG is encoded by the coding sequence GTGTCCCTGGTTGCCCTCGAGCCTCGGAGTGACGCCTTCGTCCAGCAGGCCCTGGAGCGGCACCAGCGCCGGAGGGAGGAGCAGGGCATCCCCACGCTCACCGTGCTCGTGGGCCGCTCGGGACATGCCATGACCTTGCTGCGCCGCTGGCTCGAGCCGCGCCGCCGGCTGCTCTGCACCGTGGTGGCGGAGGTGGAAGTGGAAGTGGTTCGTGCGTGGGTGGAGACCCTGGTCCGCGAGAGGAACGTCCGGGCCGACGCGGCGGACTTCCTGGGAGCGTGCGTGGGCCTGGCCCCGGGTGAGCTGCGGACACGACTGGAGGGAAGGACGACTTACGAGCGCGACGTCGTTCTCCAGGAGTTCCTCCCCCTGGCTCCAGACGGTGATGCCACGGCGGTGTGCAAGGTCCTCCTCCAGCTTTCGACCGGGCACGCCGGGGGACTTCTCTTCAGCGCGGTATTGGCCGCCTGTAATGGGGAGCCTGCTCGTGTCCTCGCGGCACTGCATACACTCGTCCCCGCGGGCACGGCCCCGGCGCTCCTGCTCACCGGAGTGGAGCCAACCTGGTTCGCGCGCGCCGCGCGGACGGCGGCACGACTGTGTGACGCCGTGCCCCTGCTGCCCCTGGCGCTCAACACGGAGCGCCCGGCCGTCGACAGCTTCCTGGGGAGCAGTGAAACCCAGGCGCATGCCATGGTGCGGGAGGGGCTCATCGGGCTGGAGGCACCTTCACCCGTCGAGCTCCGGAGGCGGCTGGAGGCGCATGGGGTTCGGCACGCCGACACCCTCTCCGACTCCCTGTCCGGGCTGGCGGAGGATGGCGTCTCGGAGGAGTTGCTCGCCCAGTTCGCCAAGGCGGCCCGGGGGCGCGAAGCCGCCGCTTCGAATCCCGCCGAGGCGGATGGAGCGCGAAGCGAAGCCGAGCGATTCCTGCGGATGATGCTCGATGAATTTCCGGACACTCACGGGCTCTTCGAACTCAACAAGCGCGCGAAGTTCAGAATCCACAATCGGCCTGTAGAGGTAGACTTCCTGTCCGACCTGCTGCGTGTGGCCATCGAGATCGACGGCTACTATCACTTCCGGGGGCCCGAGGCCTACCGGCGGGACCGACGCAAGGACCTGGAATTGCAACTCCACGGTTACCTGGTTCTCCGGTTCCTCGCCGACGATGTAGTAGCCCGGTGGCGGGAGATTCGAGATACGCTCCGTCAGGTAGTCTCACGGAGGCGCGACCTGGCGAGAGTGCCACCGCCTCTTGGGGAGGATGCAGATGGTGGGGGATGA
- a CDS encoding vWA domain-containing protein: MFLPFLYELRKRGVPVGAQEALALAGALKAGLHDSSLDGFYHVARALLVHSETQLDAFDQAFLAHFKGMESAGLELTRELMDWLKDARERKELTPEEQALLNSLDVEALRQLFEERLREQRERHDGGNRWIGTGGTSPFGNGGAPQQGIRVGGTGGRQGTALMQAGERKYQGYRDDIVLDTRQLEVALRKLRAFAREGVADELDVDESISATAKNAGELEVVTRPQRRPNTRVVLLMDSGGSMDPYAALVSRLFSAASRATHFKELRTYYFHNCVYGKLYATPQLTGGITVPDLIGQVGRHHKLVIVGDAYMAPYELGIRTDANGNYSQDGVEGLVWLMQLSQHFERSAWLNPESPRIWAGSTIAAIARVFSMFPLTLEGLGEAVTHLTRGRTPKGTTARR, from the coding sequence ATGTTCCTGCCCTTCCTCTATGAGCTGCGCAAGCGCGGGGTGCCGGTGGGCGCGCAGGAGGCGCTGGCGCTGGCGGGCGCGCTGAAGGCGGGCCTGCACGACAGCAGCCTGGATGGCTTCTACCACGTGGCGCGGGCGCTGCTGGTGCATTCGGAGACGCAGCTGGACGCCTTTGATCAGGCCTTCCTGGCGCACTTCAAGGGCATGGAGTCGGCGGGGCTGGAGCTGACGCGCGAGCTGATGGACTGGCTCAAGGACGCGCGTGAGCGCAAGGAGCTCACCCCCGAGGAGCAGGCGCTGCTCAACTCGCTGGACGTCGAAGCCCTGCGGCAGCTCTTCGAGGAGCGGCTGCGCGAGCAGCGCGAGCGGCATGACGGAGGCAACCGGTGGATCGGCACCGGGGGCACCTCGCCCTTCGGCAACGGAGGCGCGCCGCAGCAGGGCATCCGCGTGGGAGGCACCGGAGGCCGGCAGGGCACGGCGCTGATGCAGGCCGGAGAGCGCAAGTACCAGGGCTATCGGGACGACATCGTGCTGGACACGCGGCAGCTGGAGGTGGCGCTGCGCAAGCTGCGCGCCTTCGCGCGTGAGGGCGTGGCGGACGAGCTGGACGTGGACGAGAGCATCAGCGCCACGGCGAAGAACGCGGGAGAGCTGGAGGTGGTGACGCGGCCACAGCGCCGGCCCAACACGCGCGTGGTGCTGCTGATGGACTCGGGCGGCTCGATGGACCCGTACGCGGCGCTGGTGAGCCGGCTGTTCAGCGCGGCGAGCCGGGCCACGCACTTCAAGGAGCTGCGCACCTACTACTTCCACAACTGCGTGTACGGGAAGCTGTACGCCACCCCGCAGCTCACGGGCGGAATCACGGTGCCGGACCTCATCGGCCAGGTGGGGCGGCACCACAAGCTGGTCATCGTGGGCGATGCGTACATGGCGCCCTATGAGCTGGGCATCCGCACGGATGCCAACGGCAACTACTCGCAGGATGGCGTGGAGGGGCTCGTCTGGTTGATGCAGCTCTCCCAGCACTTCGAGCGCAGCGCGTGGCTCAACCCGGAGTCGCCGCGCATCTGGGCCGGCTCGACCATCGCGGCCATCGCCCGGGTCTTCTCCATGTTCCCCCTCACCCTCGAGGGCCTGGGCGAGGCGGTGACGCACCTCACCCGGGGACGTACGCCGAAGGGCACCACCGCCCGCAGATAA
- a CDS encoding AAA family ATPase, giving the protein MTPTSRFRGTEKYLSSEGLQAAVNCALVLQRPLLVKGEPGTGKTLLAEAISEALGLRLIPWHVKSTTRAQDGLYVYDTVQRLYDSRFGDGDVKDIRRYIRLGPLGEAFSSPERVVLLIDEVDKADLEFPNDLLHELDRMRFRITETNDEVVAAHRPVVIITSNNEKELPDAFLRRCVFHFIDFPDTELMRRIVGVHHPGLEEALAEQALKIFYELRGFTRLRKRPSTSELIDWIAVLKASGVQSFKLDENLPFLGALLKKEQDLIAVSEAFGRGRRTRA; this is encoded by the coding sequence ATGACGCCCACCTCCCGATTCCGTGGAACCGAGAAGTACCTGTCCAGCGAAGGCCTCCAGGCCGCCGTCAACTGCGCGTTGGTGCTCCAGCGCCCGCTGCTGGTGAAAGGCGAGCCGGGCACCGGCAAGACGCTGCTGGCCGAGGCCATCTCCGAAGCGCTGGGCCTGCGGCTCATCCCCTGGCACGTGAAGAGCACCACGCGCGCCCAGGACGGGCTCTACGTCTACGACACCGTGCAGCGCCTGTATGACTCGCGCTTCGGCGACGGGGACGTGAAGGACATCCGCCGCTACATCCGCCTGGGGCCCCTGGGCGAGGCGTTCTCCTCCCCCGAGCGCGTGGTGCTGCTCATCGACGAGGTGGACAAGGCGGACCTCGAGTTCCCCAACGACCTGCTCCACGAGCTGGATCGGATGCGCTTCCGCATCACGGAGACGAACGACGAGGTGGTGGCCGCGCACCGCCCGGTGGTCATCATCACCAGCAACAACGAGAAGGAGCTGCCGGATGCGTTCCTGCGCCGGTGCGTCTTCCACTTCATCGACTTCCCGGACACGGAGCTGATGCGCCGCATCGTCGGGGTCCACCATCCGGGGCTGGAAGAGGCGCTGGCGGAGCAGGCGCTGAAGATCTTCTACGAGCTGCGCGGCTTCACCCGGCTGCGCAAGCGCCCCTCCACCAGCGAGCTCATCGACTGGATCGCCGTGCTCAAGGCCAGCGGCGTGCAGAGCTTCAAGCTGGATGAGAACCTGCCGTTCCTCGGCGCGCTGCTGAAGAAGGAGCAGGACCTCATCGCCGTGTCGGAGGCGTTCGGGCGCGGTCGGCGGACGCGGGCTTAA
- a CDS encoding endonuclease/exonuclease/phosphatase family protein: protein MADTPLRIVSYNVRYFGHALRGLASTVGPKRRVSLAISSLEPLPDIVCLQEVETSSFRSSIAHRPQHAGETQLQAFMGRMEEIFGAQGREMPYDAFYFRAHHYKLGDFSLYTTGLAMLVNRRTLRVDRHNVEAPAQITYHHVQRLKERKQSRICAHMRLVRADNERAFHVFNTHLSLPTPFAREFWATKDKMGRGVNQLHEARTLVNLLHEHAQGEPFIVGGDFNSPPASPVFHYLCDEAHLTSAQVAVGQIDPSATRGFPTAGFMHMRMHLDHLFSNGGVRWLDMEETRPFGDLSSRFHGLSDHMPLIARFELAS, encoded by the coding sequence ATGGCTGACACACCTTTACGCATCGTGAGCTACAACGTCCGATACTTCGGCCACGCGCTGCGTGGGCTGGCGAGTACGGTCGGTCCCAAGCGCCGGGTCTCCTTGGCGATCTCCTCGTTGGAGCCGTTGCCGGACATCGTCTGCCTGCAAGAGGTGGAGACGAGCTCGTTCCGCAGCTCCATCGCGCACCGCCCCCAGCACGCGGGCGAGACCCAGCTCCAGGCCTTCATGGGCCGCATGGAGGAGATCTTCGGGGCGCAAGGGCGGGAGATGCCCTACGACGCCTTCTACTTCCGCGCCCACCACTACAAGCTGGGCGACTTCTCGCTCTACACCACGGGCCTGGCCATGCTGGTCAACCGCAGGACGCTGCGGGTGGACCGGCACAACGTGGAGGCCCCCGCTCAGATTACCTACCACCACGTGCAGCGGCTGAAGGAGCGCAAGCAGAGCCGCATCTGCGCGCACATGCGGCTGGTGCGCGCCGACAACGAGCGCGCCTTCCATGTCTTCAACACCCACCTGAGCCTGCCCACCCCCTTCGCCCGCGAGTTCTGGGCCACCAAGGACAAGATGGGCCGGGGCGTCAACCAGCTCCACGAGGCGCGCACCCTGGTGAACCTGCTGCATGAGCACGCCCAGGGCGAGCCCTTCATCGTCGGCGGGGACTTCAACTCGCCGCCCGCCTCGCCCGTGTTCCATTACCTGTGTGACGAGGCCCACCTCACCAGCGCCCAGGTCGCCGTGGGGCAGATAGACCCGTCGGCCACTCGAGGCTTCCCCACCGCGGGTTTCATGCACATGCGCATGCACCTGGACCACCTCTTCTCCAACGGGGGGGTGCGCTGGCTCGACATGGAGGAGACGCGGCCGTTCGGGGACCTCTCCAGCCGCTTCCACGGGCTGTCGGACCACATGCCGCTCATCGCCCGCTTCGAGCTGGCGAGCTGA
- a CDS encoding J domain-containing protein produces the protein MVHVLFFSDRQVRDKLFALVDGTRGPLLVTGVRHGPSMRPPEEREPFDTLEASFGHTLTQVLVADEGTVEGMWRDPLGDLGERLYPRSKQEAYAASSGFLLLEGGRPRAVLRKRGVPREDLWYLQEALSQLSSRIPAPDPARKPGPRRQAAPSGARAGPGDPTPPRGTRAQAEPPPPPPQPTGRDPWQVLGIAPGTPKEEAKRAFRALVTRYHPDKVAHMAPEFQELAERKTRELLEAWAELEKTLA, from the coding sequence GTGGTACACGTCCTCTTCTTCTCCGACAGGCAGGTGCGCGACAAGCTCTTCGCCCTGGTGGACGGGACGCGAGGGCCGTTGCTGGTGACGGGGGTGCGTCACGGCCCGAGCATGCGCCCGCCCGAGGAGCGCGAGCCCTTCGACACCCTGGAGGCCAGCTTCGGCCACACGCTCACGCAGGTGCTCGTGGCGGACGAGGGCACCGTGGAGGGGATGTGGAGGGACCCGCTCGGAGACCTGGGCGAGCGGCTCTACCCGCGCAGCAAGCAGGAGGCCTATGCGGCCTCGAGCGGCTTCCTGCTGCTCGAGGGCGGCCGCCCGCGCGCCGTGCTGCGCAAGCGGGGCGTGCCGCGGGAGGACCTCTGGTACTTGCAGGAGGCCCTCAGCCAGCTCTCCTCGCGCATTCCCGCGCCGGACCCCGCGCGCAAGCCCGGCCCGCGTCGCCAGGCGGCTCCCTCGGGCGCGCGCGCTGGCCCCGGGGATCCGACGCCTCCTCGTGGAACGCGCGCCCAGGCCGAGCCGCCACCTCCGCCGCCGCAGCCCACGGGCAGGGACCCCTGGCAGGTGCTGGGCATCGCACCCGGGACGCCCAAGGAGGAGGCGAAGCGGGCCTTCCGGGCGCTGGTGACGCGCTACCACCCGGACAAGGTGGCGCACATGGCGCCCGAGTTCCAGGAGCTGGCCGAGCGCAAGACGCGCGAGCTGCTCGAGGCCTGGGCCGAGCTGGAGAAGACGCTGGCCTGA
- a CDS encoding PAS domain-containing sensor histidine kinase, whose translation MRALPGRPNPCVPPEEPRTCQGGLTVTPADGGEFKLLIEAMADPLVACDGEERIVHLTQSAERLLGWSREELRGQPFNRLVPTRLHTVDGRSLLRYLLDRRCSDGGCPILLPLQRREGEELMLEVTAGSARAGESERVVLSLRRIPEAPDFRRTALEQDTSIRLWQYGHAGEAHAPAVAERLYQVIVENAPLGIFHFDRTPIVTACNDYFVRIIGSSKRLILGLNLLTLRDERIMRCIRATLTGKHTRFEGEYHSITAKKVTPVRTLFAPCYDEHGEVSGGVGIIEDITWQRRMEQERATREAQVNTLLDTAPIGLAFLDMELRYVRINDVLARFNGHPPEAHLGRRPREVLGPPGALLEQRLQRVLESGVPIEKVELSSSADFGFPGPERFWASSLYPVRTPDGRVLGLGAVVEDITERRHAEEERTRLYREAQEAVRVRDDFLTIASHELKTPLTPLALRLAGLERRLDRGEQVDPSSLRHARQHLLRLTALINDLLDASRIESGRLALHPQPTRLDTLVEHVIHVTEGTHDAEHRIEFQPPAAPAQVLGDPYRLEQVIANLLENALKYSPDGGTIHVALEPRGELVLLTVRDPGIGIPPDQQERLFERYFRARNVSTHSYGGLGLGLYICRDIVERHGGSIWVESEVGRGSTFYVALPTLPATPVAPPHLPERHVH comes from the coding sequence ATGCGTGCCCTCCCCGGGCGGCCCAATCCCTGTGTTCCACCCGAGGAGCCTCGCACCTGCCAGGGAGGCCTGACGGTGACACCCGCGGACGGCGGCGAGTTCAAGCTCCTGATCGAGGCCATGGCCGACCCTCTGGTCGCATGCGATGGGGAAGAGCGCATCGTCCACCTCACCCAGTCCGCCGAGCGGCTGCTCGGCTGGAGCCGCGAAGAGCTGCGCGGTCAGCCCTTCAACCGGCTCGTTCCGACGCGCCTGCACACCGTGGATGGGCGCTCCCTGTTGCGCTACCTGCTGGATCGCCGCTGCTCCGATGGAGGCTGCCCCATCCTGCTACCGCTCCAGCGCCGCGAGGGGGAGGAGCTCATGCTGGAGGTGACCGCGGGCAGCGCCCGTGCGGGCGAGTCCGAGCGCGTCGTCCTGTCCCTGCGCCGCATCCCCGAGGCCCCCGACTTCCGCCGCACGGCCCTGGAGCAGGATACGTCCATCCGCCTCTGGCAGTACGGGCATGCAGGGGAAGCACACGCGCCCGCCGTCGCCGAGCGGCTCTACCAGGTCATCGTCGAGAACGCGCCGCTGGGGATCTTCCACTTCGATCGCACCCCCATCGTCACCGCGTGCAACGACTACTTCGTGCGCATCATCGGCTCGTCCAAGCGGCTCATCCTGGGGCTCAACCTGCTCACCCTGCGTGACGAGCGCATCATGCGCTGCATCCGCGCCACGCTCACTGGCAAGCACACCCGCTTCGAGGGGGAATACCACTCCATCACCGCCAAGAAGGTGACGCCGGTGCGCACCCTCTTCGCGCCCTGCTACGACGAGCACGGCGAGGTTTCCGGAGGCGTGGGCATCATCGAGGACATCACCTGGCAGCGGCGCATGGAGCAGGAGCGCGCCACCCGCGAGGCCCAGGTGAACACGCTGCTGGACACCGCGCCCATCGGCCTGGCGTTCCTGGACATGGAGCTGCGCTACGTGCGCATCAATGACGTGCTGGCCCGCTTCAATGGCCACCCGCCCGAGGCTCACCTCGGCCGCCGACCCCGGGAGGTGCTGGGCCCTCCGGGCGCCCTCCTGGAGCAGCGCCTGCAACGGGTGCTGGAGTCCGGAGTGCCCATCGAGAAGGTGGAGCTGAGCAGCAGCGCCGACTTCGGCTTCCCCGGCCCTGAGCGCTTCTGGGCGAGCAGCCTCTACCCGGTGCGCACCCCTGACGGCCGCGTGTTGGGCCTGGGGGCCGTGGTGGAGGACATCACCGAGCGCCGGCACGCCGAGGAGGAGCGCACCCGTCTGTACCGCGAGGCCCAGGAGGCCGTGCGCGTGCGCGACGACTTCCTCACCATCGCCTCCCATGAGCTGAAGACGCCGCTCACCCCGCTGGCGCTGCGCCTGGCTGGCCTCGAGCGCCGGTTGGACCGGGGCGAGCAGGTGGACCCCTCCAGCCTGCGCCACGCGCGCCAGCACCTGCTGCGCCTCACCGCGCTCATCAATGACTTGCTGGATGCCTCGCGCATCGAGTCCGGGCGCCTGGCGCTCCACCCCCAGCCCACCCGGCTGGACACCCTGGTCGAGCACGTCATCCACGTGACGGAGGGCACCCACGACGCCGAGCACCGCATCGAGTTCCAGCCTCCCGCCGCTCCCGCTCAGGTGCTCGGGGACCCCTACCGGTTGGAGCAGGTCATCGCCAACCTGCTGGAGAACGCGCTGAAGTACAGCCCCGACGGCGGCACCATCCACGTGGCCCTGGAGCCGCGCGGCGAGCTGGTGCTGCTCACCGTGCGGGATCCGGGCATCGGCATTCCCCCCGACCAGCAGGAGCGCCTCTTCGAGCGCTACTTCCGAGCGCGCAACGTCTCCACCCACTCCTACGGCGGGCTGGGGCTGGGGCTCTACATCTGCCGCGACATCGTCGAGCGCCACGGTGGCAGCATCTGGGTGGAGAGCGAGGTGGGCCGCGGCTCCACATTCTATGTGGCCCTTCCGACACTGCCGGCGACCCCGGTGGCGCCCCCTCACCTGCCCGAGCGCCACGTCCACTGA